Proteins from one bacterium genomic window:
- the folK gene encoding 2-amino-4-hydroxy-6-hydroxymethyldihydropteridine diphosphokinase yields MRVITRQALVALGSNSGDRLSNLTEGLARLAEDGGVKVVKVSGVYETEAQGKATGEAFYNAAALVETALDPVDLIALLGRIERMFGRDEDRGREDGGRRLDLDLIYLGDLLYDRDGIVVPHPRRRWRNFVLAPVSEIAPGFVDPEDGLTVAELWVNLKRTGAREPERVAEFERFR; encoded by the coding sequence ATGCGCGTGATAACGAGACAGGCCCTCGTCGCCCTGGGGTCCAACTCCGGCGACCGGCTCTCCAACCTGACCGAGGGCCTGGCCCGGCTCGCGGAAGATGGGGGAGTGAAGGTCGTCAAGGTCTCCGGCGTCTACGAGACCGAGGCCCAGGGCAAGGCCACCGGGGAAGCGTTCTACAACGCGGCGGCGCTCGTGGAGACCGCCCTCGACCCCGTGGATCTCATCGCGCTTCTGGGGCGGATTGAGCGCATGTTCGGCCGCGACGAGGACCGCGGGCGGGAAGACGGCGGACGGCGGCTGGACCTGGACCTCATCTACCTGGGAGACCTGCTCTACGACCGGGACGGTATCGTCGTGCCGCACCCGCGCCGGCGGTGGAGAAACTTCGTCCTAGCGCCGGTGAGCGAGATAGCGCCGGGGTTCGTGGACCCCGAGGACGGGCTGACCGTGGCCGAGCTGTGGGTGAATCTGAAACGAACCGGCGCCCGTGAGCCCGAAAGAGTGGCGGAGTTCGAACGATTTCGCTAA